A stretch of the Medicago truncatula cultivar Jemalong A17 chromosome 5, MtrunA17r5.0-ANR, whole genome shotgun sequence genome encodes the following:
- the LOC11442068 gene encoding uncharacterized protein: MTKPSNFLQKPSPIIVQRQENKKMMCLDEQLQRQLSNISNEDYHGNKFASIPFVWESQPGTPKHRSNQNSLPPLTPPPSYFQNANKKPITKAKKNFFLQSLFHKRTTKKDCVLDRSPAASSTFVSYSSSSSSSSLSVSSPRPTSYSVPSSPMIHSRKGENEDLYDVTSSSVCFGNVRSRGSYSSMFKKVLLGDFM, from the coding sequence ATGACAAAGCCTTCAAACTTTCTCCAAAAGCCATCTCCCATAATTGTACAAAGACAAGAGAACAAGAAGATGATGTGCTTAGATGAGCAACTACAAAGACAATTATCCAATATCTCAAATGAAGATTACCATGGAAACAAATTTGCATCAATTCCATTTGTATGGGAATCTCAACCAGGTACACCTAAACATAGATCAAACCAAAATTCACTCCCTCCTCTCACCCCACCACCATCTTATTTCCAAAATGCAAACAAAAAACCAATAACCAAAGCCaaaaagaacttttttttacaatcacTATTCCACAAGCGTACTACAAAAAAGGATTGTGTTCTTGATCGGTCCCCCGCGGCGTCATCAACTTTTGTCTCctattcttcatcatcatcgtcgTCATCTTTGTCAGTGTCCTCACCGCGGCCAACATCATATTCAGTGCCATCTTCTCCGATGATACACTCGAGGAAAGGTGAAAATGAAGATCTTTACGATGTTACTAGCTCTAGTGTGTGTTTTGGTAATGTAAGATCAAGAGGGAGTTATTCATCCATGTTCAAGAAGGTATTGCTTGGAGATTTTATGTGA
- the LOC11436856 gene encoding uncharacterized protein, which produces MCPLRLILIFLSATLAGFFVLRNLRSQPQITELDQNNEDIPEKETLDSAKPTLNAPSKSKVKAALESWFWTFIDMASGRYLWKHLVKSSSK; this is translated from the exons ATGTGCCCTCTAAGACTCATTCTCATATTCTTGTCTGCTACTCTTGCCGGCTTCTTTGTTCTCAGAAACCTCAGATCTCAACCTCAAATCACTGAGTTGGACCAAAACAATGAAGACATTCCTGAAAAGGAAACCTTGGATTCTGCTAAACCAACCTTAAATGCACCTTCGAAGTCCAAG GTTAAGGCTGCATTAGAATCATGGTTTTGGACATTTATTGACATGGCTTCTGGTCGTTATCTCTGGAAGCATTTGGTCAAATCCTCTTCAAAGTAA
- the LOC11442070 gene encoding CBL-interacting serine/threonine-protein kinase 2, translating to MENTSKVLMQRYELGRLLGQGTFGKVYYGRSTITNQGVAIKMIDKDKVIKNDQADVIKREISVMRLVKHPNIIELFEVMATKGKIYFVIEYAKGGELFKQVAKGKLKDDVAHKYFKQLISAVDFCHSRGVYHRDIKPENILLDENENLKVSDFGLSAFTESKRQDGLLHTTCGTPAYVAPEVIKRKGYDGSKADIWSCGVVLFVLLAGYVPFNDSNLMEMYRKISKAEFKCPNWFPKNVKKLLGKMLDPNPDTRISIDKIKHCSWFKHGSNGRPKKREEEKKTISSLATNSAAPTCQIEGESVSNTDTKLTIVTNHLDQMDETEKQESDLPLSINAFDIISLSSGFNLCGFFEDSFQKREARFTSKQPASTIISRLEEIAKRLKMKIKKRAAGLLKLEGVHEGRKGILSFDAEIFEVTPFFHLVEVKKSNGDTLEYQKILNDNIRPALQDIVWAWQGEVQEQPQQLETQQQAQP from the coding sequence ATGGAGAATACATCAAAAGTCTTGATGCAAAGATATGAATTAGGAAGATTACTAGGCCAAGGAACTTTTGGAAAAGTTTACTATGGAAGAAGTACAATAACTAACCAAGGTGTAGCTATTAAAATGATTGACAAAGATAAGGTTATCAAAAATGACCAAGCTGATGTTATAAAAAGGGAAATATCTGTTATGAGACTTGTAAAACATCCAAATATTATTGAGCTCTTTGAGGTCATGGCAACAAAgggaaaaatttattttgttatagaaTATGCTAAAGGCGGTGAGCTTTTCAAACAAGTAGCAAAAGGAAAGCTGAAAGATGATGTTGCGCACAAATATTTCAAGCAGTTAATTAGTGCAGTTGATTTTTGTCACAGTAGAGGTGTATACCATAGAGACATAAAGCCAGAGAACATTTTATTAGATGAGAATGAGAATCTGAAGGTATCAGATTTTGGTTTAAGTGCTTTTACTGAATCCAAAAGGCAAGATGGTTTGTTGCATACAACTTGTGGAACTCCTGCTTATGTTGCTCCTGAAGTGATCAAAAGGAAGGGTTATGATGGTTCCAAAGCTGATATTTGGTCTTGTGGAgttgttctttttgttttacttGCTGGTTATGTACCTTTCAATGACTCCAATTTGATGGAGATGTATAGGAAGATAAGTAAAGCAGAGTTTAAGTGCCCTAATTGGTTTCCGAAAAATGTTAAGAAGTTACTGGGTAAGATGTTGGATCCAAATCCTGACACTAGGATTTCTATCGATAAGATTAAACATTGTTCTTGGTTTAAGCATGGATCAAATGGTAGACCGAAAAAACgtgaagaggaaaagaagacTATCTCTTCTTTGGCTACAAACTCTGCAGCCCCGACCTGTCAGATTGAGGGCGAGTCGGTGTCCAATACTGACACCAAACTGACCATTGTGACAAATCATTTGGATCAAATGGATGAAACTGAAAAGCAAGAGTCGGATTTGCCTTTGAGTATtaatgcatttgatattatctCTCTTTCGTCTGGTTTTAACCTATGTGGATTTTTTGAAGATAGTTTTCAGAAAAGGGAAGCGAGATTTACTTCGAAACAACCTGCATCAACCATTATTTCGAGGCTGGAAGAGATTGCTAAGAGactgaagatgaaaataaagaaaagagcTGCTGGTTTGTTGAAACTAGAGGGAGTCCATGAAGGTAGGAAAGGGATTTTGTCCTTTGATGCTGAGATTTTTGAGGTTACTCCATTTTTTCATTTGGTTGAAGTGAAAAAATCAAATGGAGATACATTGGAATATCAGAAAATATTGAATGATAATATTAGGCCTGCTCTTCAAGACATTGTTTGGGCTTGGCAAGGTGAAGTACAAGAACAACCACAACAGTTAGAGACTCAGCAACAAGCACAGCCATAA